TGAAGTTGTCGAGGCTCTTGTTCTCCATGTACTCGTACACCAGGATCCTCTCCTCTCCATGGATGCAGCAGCCCAGGAGCCGGACGAGGTTCACATGCTGCAGCTTGGCGATGAGCATGACCTCGTTCTTGAACTCGTCCAAGCCCtgcgtcgagtacttggacaGCCGCTTCACCGCCACCATCTTCCCTCCTTCCAGTTCCCCCTGAATTCGTTTTCACATTTTTGAATTCCACTTCAAATCAAACCACTTGTATGTGAAACGTAAAATGCCCTTTGCACGTTTGCCACGATCAATTTATCTTACCTTGTAGACAGTGCCAAAGCCGCCTTCTCCAAGCTTGTTCCATGTCGCAAAATTGTTCGTGGAAAAAGCTATGGTTGCCATGTCAAACAGCGTGACGTTAAGGTCCTTGTTCTGACCGGATTCATCTTCCAGCTTCCTGTCCTGGACCGGAGTAAGTGGGATACTGGAGTCAAACGAGTTGAACCTCTGAGTGTTCTGAAACCTCCCTGGATTGCACAAGGAAAAAATTTCATTCCATACGCCGGGGTTAGCACGTGGATTTGCAGAAACAACTGCCTATATTTCTCCTGTCAGAAATGGGAGACTTGGGGCTCACACCTCTGTTTCTGAAAAACTTGTTCCAGATGAAGAATCCGCCGAACCCGAAGAGGACAAGGACCGATAAGCTTACGAAAACGACGACTACTATGTTCTTCTTCCTGGAACCGTCTCCACTAGAAGCTGTCGCATCATCGTGGAAAAGGTTAGTAAAGGCATATTGAATTGAGTGTGCTGTGTGAACTTTGTgcaccagctgctgctgctactgctgttgctgcctactactactactactactactactactactactactactactactactactactactactataaTGATTGACTGTATGCTGTTGCTTTGAAGAAAGAAACACATAAACTCAATATAGCTCCTTTGGATCATTAATGGTTGTATGTAACATGATATTTTCCTTCTGTTTGTTTTGAATTTGCATGTGATTCAGGAGATCGAACTTGTTCAGTTGGTAAGAACAAGAAAACAACCCTGGTGGTGATCTATGTATTTTTAATTATACCGAAAATGTTTTAAACCTTTGGTATTTTGGAGTAACCAAATGAAGTTTGATTATTGAACATAATGGAAGCTTGGTCCCTTCCTAATTCCTATCTAGGTTGGTCCAGGCTACAGTGCTACAAAATACTACTGAAAGCAACATTTGCCAACAAAAAAGGTCTGGCCAATCTTGATTTTGGTAGGGGAATGGTCAATTCAAGCTTAAAGATGCACTTATCTGAATTTCCATGAACTCATGCCTCATGGTACAAAAGCAATAGAATATATAGCAGACATAAAGCTTATGGCCCATGGCTAATCCAAGAATATATCTAATTCTTTTCTAGAAGAACCCAAACCATCTTGCTCCTAGTTCCTAAGAATTTCTGCTAGACTGAAAAGTCGAAATGGTTCTGTTCTCATGGAGATTTCATATGCTTTACGCTACTTCCATTCTGTCTTGATTACTTGGTTTCTGGAAagaaattccatcttgattACCTCAGCCAACACAATTAgcatttaaaaataaattttttatcCTTGAAAACTATGATGTCAGAATATGAAATGAGATGTGTAAGGAGATGCATACGCAGATCGGACGCCGCAAGACGGACGTACAGATCCTCGCCACCGTAAGCGAAATGCCTGATGTCTATCAGCAGTGAGCTCCAGATGATGCAGCCGCTGTCGCCACCCTTGATGCTGGAGGCAGAGTAGGCCAGGCAAGAGCAGTTGCCCATGCACCTCTGCCTGCACTGGTCGACGCTGATGGTCGTGTCCTCCGTCGCGTTCGTGGTGTCCGGCAGCTTCACTCCGCGCAGCGGCAGGAACCCGTCGCCGGTGCAGTTGAGCGGCGTCACGCGCCGGCAGCCGGCGGAGCTGTCCCTGAGCGCCCAGTCccgcggcgacgccggcgtGAACCCGTGCACGCAGCCGCAGGCCGGCGAGCCGCTGTTGGTGTCGCAGACGCCGAAGGCGCCGCACTGCGCGTAGCGGTCGCACTGGTCCCGCGGCAGCGACCAGTAGAGGCTCCACGCCTGGCCGCCCGGCGGCCACACGTAGCGCTGCACGCTGGACTGGTTCAGCACGAACCGCgacacgacgccgccgccgccgccgtccaccaggAACGTGTAGTACACGTCGGTGGCGTTGGCGACGAACTCGAACCGGAAGTTGCTGTTGTTGGGCTCCATCTCCGGCTCGCCGCTGAACTGCAGCCCGTTCCACGGCCCGTTCCGGTacaccggcgccgcgccgccgtaccGTATGAAGCCCTCGGGCACGCCGCGGATGTCGATCCCGAACGTGTAGTCGCCCGGCGACGGGTCCCCGGGGCTCCGCCACGTCGTCAGGCGCCGGTCGAGCCGGGTGGTGAGGTCCCACCCGAGCTTCATGCCCGGGAGCAGGGTGTCGGACGGGTGGTCGAAACTCTCCCACAGGACGgcggcccccgcgccgccgccgtcccggagCACGAAGTTGCCGCTGTCCAGCAGCTGGGCCACCGGCGCGCCGGTGGCGCTCGCGTTCGACGGCGCCGACGACCAGAACACACGCCCTGACGGATCAGCGAGCACCAGGCTGCCGGTGGCGC
This portion of the Panicum virgatum strain AP13 chromosome 2N, P.virgatum_v5, whole genome shotgun sequence genome encodes:
- the LOC120661624 gene encoding receptor-like serine/threonine-protein kinase SD1-8, producing MSAGVRPPFALLLSLPLLLVTLFSSRASAADDTITANSPLADGETLVSAGGVFELGFFTPASSSARFLGTWYRAIAPQTVVWVANRDAPINGTSASASMGVSATGSLVLADPSGRVFWSSAPSNASATGAPVAQLLDSGNFVLRDGGGAGAAVLWESFDHPSDTLLPGMKLGWDLTTRLDRRLTTWRSPGDPSPGDYTFGIDIRGVPEGFIRYGGAAPVYRNGPWNGLQFSGEPEMEPNNSNFRFEFVANATDVYYTFLVDGGGGGVVSRFVLNQSSVQRYVWPPGGQAWSLYWSLPRDQCDRYAQCGAFGVCDTNSGSPACGCVHGFTPASPRDWALRDSSAGCRRVTPLNCTGDGFLPLRGVKLPDTTNATEDTTISVDQCRQRCMGNCSCLAYSASSIKGGDSGCIIWSSLLIDIRHFAYGGEDLYVRLAASDLPSSGDGSRKKNIVVVVFVSLSVLVLFGFGGFFIWNKFFRNRGRFQNTQRFNSFDSSIPLTPVQDRKLEDESGQNKDLNVTLFDMATIAFSTNNFATWNKLGEGGFGTVYKGELEGGKMVAVKRLSKYSTQGLDEFKNEVMLIAKLQHVNLVRLLGCCIHGEERILVYEYMENKSLDNFIFDKGRSSQLNWSKRFDIILGIARGLLYLHQDSRYKVIHRDLKAGNILLDKDMNPKISDFGVARIFGDDTDSHTRKVVGTYGYMSPEYAMDGVFSVKSDVFSFGVLVLEIVSGRKNRGVYSSGEQASLLSQAWRLWREGNAVALLDEAVAAGGAGACRGSEVRRCVQVALLCVQERPDDRPHMAEVFLALGNPGAVLPQPRHPGFCSDRGSTSTDGEWSSTCTVNDVTVTIVEGR